One genomic window of Fusarium keratoplasticum isolate Fu6.1 chromosome 3, whole genome shotgun sequence includes the following:
- a CDS encoding Beta-elim-lyase domain-containing protein, with product MPSVVETVQATESVFTPKVKAKLAAHAEKASRDFRSDVVTVPTEDMMNAILNASVNDDIYDEEGDASVKSLEQRLVEMTGMEAALWAVSGTQGNQICLRTHLTQPPHTVLLDHRAHVHCWESGALPVISQASATTVRPKNGVHLTLEDVKLNIILDGNIHFPPTRVVSLENTLFGTILPLADAQAISKYVRALPVPEGQKPVAMHLDAARLFDGVIGEGVDLKAYAACFDSMSICLAKGIGAPMGSIILGKKSFIERAKWFRKMLGGGTRQPGMMAAAALAALEYSIPRFPSVHNMARSAASEIEAIGYKFSLPVQTNMIILDLDAVGIPASAFVEYCAREKVAVFPMARIVFHHQTSETAVKSLVSALSKLMKDKNNGVALEDKKVSGGYS from the exons ATGCCTAGCGTCGTCGAAACCGTTCAGGCCACTGAGTCTGTCTTCACCCCCAAGGTGAAGGCGAAACTCGCGGCCCATGCCGAAAAGGCATCCCGCGACTTCCGCTCTGACGTGGTGACTGTCCCAACcgaggacatgatgaac GCCATCTTGAATGCCTCGGTCAACGACGACATCTacgatgaagagggcgaCGCGTCTGTCAAGTCCCTTGAGCAGAGGCTTGTGGAAATGACCGGCATGGAGGCCGCGCTGTGGGCTGTGTCTGGAACTCAGGGCAATCAGATTTGTCTACGAACGCACTTGACCCAACCACCTCACACTGTTCTTCTCGACCACCGCGCCCATGTCCATTGCTGGGAGTCCGGTGCCCTTCCCGTCATTTCTCAGGCTTCTGCTACGACTGTTCGGCCTAAGAATGGGGTCCATCTTACCCTTGAGGACGTCAAGCTGAACATTATCCTCGACGGAAACA TTCACTTCCCCCCTACTCGTGTTGTGTCCCTAGAGAACACGCTATTCGGTACCATCCTCCCTCTTGCCGACGCACAAGCTATCTCCAAGTATGTTCGAGCGCTTCCTGTTCCCGAGGGTCAAAAACCTGTTGCGATGCACCTCGATGCTGCTCGACTCTTTGACGGTGTTAtcggcgagggcgttgaCCTGAAGGCGTATGCAGCCTGCTTCGATAGCATGTCGATATGCCTGGCTAAGGGTATTGGTGCCCCCATGGGAAGCATCATTCTTGGCAAGAAGTCGTTTATCGAACGAGCCAAGTGGTTCCGCAAGATGCTTGGTGGTGGCACGAGGCAGCCTGGTATGATGGCTGCAGCGGCACTCGCTGCGTTGGAGTACAGCATTCCGCGCTTCCCTTCGGTCCACAACATGGCTCGATCCGCTGCTTCAGAAATCGAGGCGATTGGGTACAAGTTTTCTCTTCCGGTCCAGACCAACATGATTATTCTGGACCTTGACGCTGTTGGGATCCCGGCCTCAGCATTTGTCGAGTATTGCGCGCGCGAGAAGGTGGCTGTTTTCCCGATGGCGAGAATTGTCTTTCATCATCAGACTTCAGAGACTGCCGTCAAGAGCCTCGTGAGTGCTCTGTCTAAGCTCATGAAAGATAAGAACAACGGCGTGGCTTTGGAGGATAAGAAGGTCAGCGGAGGATACAGCTGA